The following proteins are co-located in the Vidua macroura isolate BioBank_ID:100142 chromosome 29, ASM2450914v1, whole genome shotgun sequence genome:
- the SLAMF8 gene encoding SLAM family member 8: protein MAPGPMPNLLFLFLLFLLFTPQAWAQEPGALRVTGAVGGVALLNPRSPQNPSEYSQIHWRWENQLRIASRKRGEEPKYPQSRFRGRLELLDNTSLQMSHLSLGDSGEYQLYLEDDTGRESVEKVQLKVYDLVPKPRVVAITNGDPQQCNATLSCSVALQGVTYEWIPPQKPQMKEGPVLKVSFNPMVETYMCKVSNPVSSSNASLTFRHPCSWTDESSSVTRATPGALVALGPLVLLFLLLTVA, encoded by the exons ATGGCACCGGGGCCGATGCCgaacctcctcttcctcttcctcctcttcctcctcttcaccCCGCAAG CCTGGGCACAAGAGCCCGGAGCCTTGCGGGTGACCGGAGCCGTGGGCGGGGTGGCGTTGCTGAACCCCCGCAGCCCCCAGAATCCCTCCGAATATTCCCAAATCCACTGGCGCTGGGAAAACCAGCTGAGAATCGCCAGCCGGAAACGCGGCGAGGAGCCCAAGTACCCCCAGAGCCGCTTTCGGGGCCGCCTGGAGCTCCTGGACAACACCAGCCTCCAAATGAGTCACCTGAGCCTCGGGGACAGCGGCGAGTACCAGCTGTACCTGGAGGATGACACGGGCAGGGAGAGCGTCGAGAAGGTCCAGCTGAAGGTCTACG ACCTGGTCCCGAAGCCCCGCGTGGTGGCCATCACCAATGGTGACCCCCAGCAGTGCAACGCCACCCTGAGCTGCTCCGTGGCTCTCCAAGGGGTCACCTACGAGTGGATCCCACCCCAGAAGCCCCAGATGAAGGAGGGCCCGGTCCTGAAGGTCTCCTTCAACCCCATGGTGGAAACCTACATGTGCAAGGTCAGCAACCCCGTGTCCTCCAGCAACGCCTCGCTGACCTTCCGGCAcccctgcagctggacag ATGAGTCCTCGTCCGTCACCCGTGCCACGCCCGGcgccctggtggccctgggacCCCTcgtcctcctcttcctcctgctcacCGTGGCTTGA
- the LOC128820306 gene encoding uncharacterized protein LOC128820306 — protein sequence MSPPGGRRCPPALLALLLGLAGSRGSRECQTRAVTAGGSLCLVPEEPPREWTLVKWVVKINSSTQQKILRATKDGVFFYPRGPLHGRGKFQRENLSLCISPAHRADNGVYKFEFENVSGFFSQCFRVSVWEPIAQPELRSQILQRDRGWCRLALLCSSPGNVSYSWACAGAAPGEVPGEIPEEIPGEIPGEIPGEIPGEIPGQIPGEVPGEIPGEIPGEIPGEIPEEILGEIPGEVPGEIPEEIPGEIPGEIPGQIPGQIPGIPSRLIRRLPEGAEPQICLCNVSSPAGWSAARAQLTCPGIPGNFSRWTPLAVAVAVGLILLLVGSCCWWRKRRKNSREETPGAPPGPPEQELTVYAEVGEKKPRQDPAGTGEATQEGATIYAVVTPRMLEHPRHQEEPGNFTIYSTVQFGQRPSSIKRKRLDPALVSTAYLEDNGGYRRLGFPNPAGHQRP from the exons ATGTCCCCGCCCGGGGGTCGCCGCTGTCCCCCGgcgctgctggcgctgctgcTGGGCCTGGCTGGGAGCCGAG GATCCCGGGAATGCCAAACCCGAGCGGTGACCGCGGGAGGATCGCTGTGTCTGGTGCCGGAGGAACCCCCGCGGGAGTGGACACTGGTCAAATGGGTAGTGAAAATTAATTCATCAACGCAGCAGAAGATCCTGAGGGCCACCAAGGATGGAGTTTTCTTCTATCCCAGAGGTCCTCTCCATGGGAGAGGGAAATTCCAGCGGGAAAacctctccctgtgcatctCCCCGGCTCACAGAGCAGATAACGGGGTCTATAAGTTCGAGTTCGAGAATGTCTCAGGGTTTTTCTCTCAGTGCTTCCGAGTGTCCGTGTGGG AGCCCATCGCGCAGCCGGAGctgagatcccaaatcctgcagcgGGATCGGGGCTGGTGCcgcctggccctgctctgctccagccccgggAACGTCTCCTACAGCTGGGCCTGTGCCGGGGCTGCGCCGGGGGAGGTCCCGGGGGAGATCCCGGAGGAGATCCCGGGGGAGATCCCGGGGGAGATCCCGGGGGAGATCCCGGGGGAGATCCCGGGGCAGATCCCGGGGGAGGTCCCGGGGGAGATCCCGGGGGAGATCCCGGGGGAGATCCCGGGGGAGATCCCGGAGGAGATCCTGGGGGAGATCCCGGGGGAGGTCCCGGGGGAGATCCCGGAGGAGATCCCGGGGGAGATCCCGGGGGAGATCCCGGGGCAGATCCCGGGGCAGATCCCGGGGATCCCCTCCCGCCTGATCCGGAGGCTCCCCGAGGGCGCGGAACCCCAAATCTGCCTCTGCAACGTCAGCAGCCCCGCGGGGTGGAGCGCGGCCCGCGCCCagctcacctgcccag gaattccagggaatttcAGCCGCTGGACCCCGCTGGCCGTGGCCGTGGCCGTGGGGCTGATCCTGCTCCTcgtgggcagctgctgctggtggaggaagaggaggaagaattCCCGGGAAG AGacccccggagcccccccgggacccccggagCAGGAGCTGACGGTCTACGCCGAGGTGGGAGAGAAGAAACCCCGCCAGGACCCC GCCGGGACCGGCGAGGCCACCCAGGAAGGAGCCACCATCTACGCCGTGGTCACTCCCAGGATGCTG GAGCACCCCAGGCACCAGGAGGAACCCGGGAATTTCACCATTTACTCCACGGTCCAGTTTGGCCAGAGG cctTCCTCCATCAAGAGGAAGAGGCTGGACCCAGCTTTGGTCTCCACCGCCTACTTGGAG GATAACGGGGGTTACAGGCGCCTGGGCTTCCCAAATCCTGCCGGCCACCAGCGCCCCTAA